In one Candidatus Nitronereus thalassa genomic region, the following are encoded:
- a CDS encoding DUF4105 domain-containing protein: protein MHYRITLAGEVESEVDDPGFFLAPHGKSYPESELEATLRFFFRDDLVGRSQQPARCAFVARYEWLKRQLEFDETQFPIHSCDRFEQWFTEFHAQSVTLIFASAFMNNPSSMFGHTFLRIDQEGQTPETRILAYTINYSADVPPDAGIAFAYKGITGMYRGYFSTIPYYLKVKEYRDFENRDLWEYQLNLSEEQITNLLRHAWELGNAYFDYYFFKENCAYHLLSLLEIANPALRLTEEFSGWTIPADTVRLLTSQPGLVGDIIYRPSRSTQILRQRELFSQDDNQWLLQIVENPAEIQVRSFQSQPISTKIKILDLASDYLRYKTVDVPDEASLYRELTREVLLARSQLKQPSLPPFIEPFTLQPESGHDTSRVSVGVGWREDETFEELAIRGAYHDLLDPETGYTPGAQIEIFGLHMRHYARRNQLRVERFTLLDILSLSPIDRLFRAPSWKIKIGHESLRHGTCRYCSSGNLNGGAGAAVQWSGIGTPTFFGFGEIDANVSTGFQRNHRIGGGSTIGMLANPHPRWGVLITATYLHFPIGERSDDTRIFFGQRLTISQNLTARLEYRHRRDDNDVVFSVQAFF from the coding sequence ATGCATTACCGAATAACGCTGGCTGGAGAAGTGGAAAGCGAAGTTGATGATCCGGGATTTTTCTTGGCTCCGCATGGGAAGTCTTACCCGGAATCCGAGCTTGAAGCGACTCTTCGATTCTTTTTTCGGGATGACTTAGTCGGTCGATCCCAACAACCCGCTCGTTGCGCCTTTGTAGCTCGTTATGAATGGCTTAAACGTCAATTGGAATTCGATGAGACTCAGTTCCCCATACATTCTTGCGATCGATTTGAACAATGGTTCACGGAATTCCACGCGCAATCGGTCACGCTCATCTTCGCCTCGGCGTTTATGAATAACCCTTCGTCCATGTTTGGTCATACCTTTCTGCGGATCGATCAGGAGGGACAAACCCCTGAAACTCGGATTCTCGCATATACCATCAATTACTCAGCCGATGTCCCCCCTGATGCGGGAATTGCCTTTGCCTATAAAGGTATCACCGGCATGTATCGGGGGTATTTTTCCACTATCCCGTATTACCTCAAGGTCAAGGAATACCGTGATTTCGAAAATCGCGATCTTTGGGAGTACCAGTTAAATCTTTCCGAGGAACAAATCACCAACTTGTTACGCCATGCGTGGGAACTCGGCAATGCCTACTTTGACTACTATTTTTTTAAAGAAAATTGCGCCTACCATCTATTATCATTACTGGAAATTGCCAATCCCGCATTACGCCTGACCGAAGAGTTTTCCGGGTGGACGATTCCGGCAGACACGGTTCGATTACTCACGAGTCAACCTGGACTTGTTGGAGACATCATTTATCGTCCATCTCGTAGCACCCAGATTCTTCGGCAGCGTGAACTGTTTTCTCAGGATGACAATCAATGGCTATTGCAAATTGTCGAAAACCCAGCGGAGATTCAGGTACGATCCTTTCAGTCTCAACCCATTTCTACGAAAATAAAAATTCTCGATCTTGCCTCGGACTATTTACGATATAAGACTGTAGACGTTCCGGACGAGGCGTCCCTCTACCGAGAATTGACCCGTGAAGTATTGCTGGCTCGAAGCCAACTGAAACAACCGAGCCTTCCTCCCTTTATTGAACCCTTTACCTTGCAGCCGGAAAGTGGCCATGACACCTCAAGAGTTTCCGTTGGTGTGGGTTGGCGTGAAGATGAGACCTTTGAAGAACTCGCCATACGAGGCGCGTACCATGATCTGCTTGATCCAGAAACCGGCTACACCCCCGGGGCACAGATTGAAATCTTCGGGCTCCATATGCGGCATTATGCACGACGCAATCAATTACGCGTCGAACGGTTTACTCTGCTCGACATTCTTTCCCTTTCCCCGATCGACCGGCTATTTCGAGCACCTTCATGGAAAATCAAAATTGGCCACGAAAGTCTTCGTCATGGTACATGCCGTTATTGCAGTAGCGGAAATTTGAATGGCGGGGCAGGAGCCGCAGTACAATGGTCAGGGATCGGAACACCAACATTCTTTGGATTTGGCGAAATCGATGCAAACGTCTCCACAGGATTTCAACGTAATCATCGCATTGGAGGAGGCAGTACCATCGGCATGCTCGCCAACCCTCACCCACGTTGGGGCGTACTCATCACCGCGACGTATCTCCATTTCCCGATTGGCGAACGGTCTGACGACACCAGAATCTTTTTTGGCCAACGCCTGACCATCTCTCAAAACCTAACTGCCCGGCTGGAATATCGCCACCGGAGGGATGATAATGACGTAGTTTTTTCTGTTCAGGCGTTTTTTTAG
- the bamE gene encoding outer membrane protein assembly factor BamE domain-containing protein: MTVSGCMSAGDHRSAVQNDSGDRVTVGSVQREIKVGMSSAQVAEVLGSPNIVTTDEERREVWIYDKFSSDVAVSENSGYGTLILLGMSGSSGARSTTQRTLTVIIKFDKDKKVRDFSYRTSRF; the protein is encoded by the coding sequence ATGACCGTATCAGGTTGCATGAGTGCTGGTGACCACCGTTCGGCAGTTCAAAATGATTCCGGCGACCGTGTAACAGTAGGGTCAGTTCAGAGGGAAATAAAGGTAGGAATGTCCTCTGCCCAAGTTGCTGAGGTTTTGGGTTCTCCGAATATCGTGACCACGGATGAGGAGCGGCGAGAAGTCTGGATATATGACAAATTTTCGTCAGACGTGGCGGTGTCGGAAAATAGCGGTTATGGAACCCTTATACTTCTTGGAATGTCGGGAAGCTCTGGAGCAAGGTCAACAACCCAAAGAACTCTTACTGTGATAATTAAATTTGATAAAGATAAGAAAGTTAGAGATTTTTCCTATCGGACGTCTCGTTTCTAG
- a CDS encoding type II toxin-antitoxin system MqsA family antitoxin produces the protein MNIYGDCSFCGGEVEEKSIEYDYRRQSHLLIVSNVPAGVCRQCGEKYFKPGILKKMDQVYHDIFDRHQIPERVVEIPAVSFQA, from the coding sequence ATGAATATCTATGGAGACTGTTCCTTTTGTGGAGGAGAGGTAGAAGAAAAAAGTATTGAATACGATTATCGTCGTCAATCACATTTGTTGATTGTCAGTAATGTCCCAGCCGGCGTTTGCCGGCAATGCGGAGAAAAATATTTTAAGCCAGGCATTCTTAAAAAAATGGATCAGGTGTATCACGATATCTTTGACCGTCACCAAATCCCTGAACGAGTAGTGGAAATTCCAGCCGTATCTTTTCAGGCATAA
- a CDS encoding DUF4258 domain-containing protein, translating into MDIDAIKQRIMEGNYEFSIHAQQERLEDDLDITEIETAIMGGEVIENYPDDPRGESCLVLGYVGPIPVHLVMGWAYGQSNGEKTLRIITVYIPQAPKWEDPRRRGGKTS; encoded by the coding sequence ATGGATATTGATGCGATCAAACAACGAATCATGGAAGGAAACTACGAATTCAGTATTCACGCTCAACAGGAAAGGCTAGAGGACGATCTTGATATCACTGAGATCGAAACGGCTATTATGGGCGGGGAAGTCATAGAAAATTACCCCGACGATCCAAGAGGGGAAAGTTGTCTGGTTTTAGGATATGTGGGGCCCATACCTGTTCATCTGGTCATGGGCTGGGCATATGGTCAATCCAATGGCGAAAAAACCCTGAGAATCATCACGGTGTATATTCCCCAGGCACCAAAGTGGGAAGACCCCAGGCGAAGAGGAGGAAAAACATCATGA
- a CDS encoding HAD family hydrolase, translating to MSDSIQPSSSPPSPPSAIGAFFDVDNTLIPGQSIEIRFVRYLWKSGFLSKRVLVDSALYLLFNILEFSLSPLRERKIYLLDKRPEGIEPLAKWFVRSEICPRLSLKGTTALAQHKLAGHHVALISGTPEFLVKPLAHFLDVPNVLAAKLETNQDGYTGRVHSPYPYGEGKRRLLQTFSETHGVDLAQSYAYGDSPGDIQALESVGHPLVVNPIRGMARIARRHRWPIALWA from the coding sequence ATGTCCGACTCCATTCAGCCTTCTTCCTCCCCACCTTCGCCGCCTAGCGCCATTGGTGCGTTTTTTGATGTTGATAATACCTTGATTCCCGGACAATCCATTGAAATTCGCTTTGTGCGGTATTTGTGGAAAAGCGGTTTTTTATCCAAACGAGTGCTCGTCGATAGTGCGCTCTACTTGTTGTTTAATATCCTTGAGTTTTCCCTTTCCCCTCTTCGCGAACGAAAAATTTATTTACTGGACAAACGCCCGGAGGGGATTGAGCCACTGGCCAAATGGTTTGTGCGATCGGAGATCTGTCCCCGGTTATCCCTCAAAGGCACCACGGCCCTGGCCCAACATAAACTCGCCGGTCATCACGTCGCCCTCATTAGCGGCACTCCAGAATTTCTGGTGAAACCCCTGGCGCATTTCTTGGATGTCCCGAATGTCCTGGCGGCCAAGTTGGAAACCAACCAAGATGGCTATACCGGTCGGGTGCATTCCCCCTATCCTTATGGAGAAGGCAAGCGCCGTCTGCTCCAAACTTTTTCAGAAACCCATGGCGTAGATTTGGCTCAAAGCTATGCCTATGGTGATAGCCCTGGGGATATCCAGGCGCTGGAATCCGTGGGGCATCCCTTGGTCGTCAATCCCATTCGCGGAATGGCACGCATTGCTCGACGACACCGGTGGCCCATTGCGCTCTGGGCATAG
- the queE gene encoding 7-carboxy-7-deazaguanine synthase QueE: MTCMPMNSPKSLPLQSSSSPDSTLRITEIFHSIQGESTFAGEPCVFVRLTGCPLRCTWCDTAYAFHGGTDMSLATVLDQVKSYGCRLVEVTGGEPLSQAAAFPLIAGLCDEGLEVLIETSGAMDISTVDPRAKIILDIKCPGSDMEDRTRWDNLQHITQKDQIKFVISDRRDYDWAVDVVHRHHLADRCPVLFSPVFGGQELRPMAEWILQDRLPVRFQVQLHKFIWNPETRGV; the protein is encoded by the coding sequence ATCACCTGCATGCCGATGAACAGCCCGAAGTCACTTCCACTACAATCTTCTTCCTCTCCAGATTCCACACTCCGGATCACAGAAATTTTTCATAGCATTCAAGGTGAGTCGACCTTTGCCGGGGAACCCTGCGTGTTTGTTCGGTTGACCGGATGCCCTCTTCGATGCACCTGGTGCGATACGGCCTATGCCTTTCATGGCGGCACCGACATGAGCTTGGCGACCGTACTCGATCAGGTGAAAAGCTATGGATGTCGGCTCGTTGAAGTCACTGGCGGAGAACCACTTTCTCAAGCTGCCGCATTTCCTCTGATTGCCGGGTTATGCGATGAAGGACTCGAAGTGCTCATCGAAACGAGTGGAGCCATGGACATTTCCACGGTCGATCCCCGGGCAAAGATAATTTTGGACATTAAATGTCCTGGCAGTGATATGGAGGACCGAACGCGCTGGGATAATCTCCAGCACATCACTCAAAAAGATCAGATTAAATTTGTCATAAGCGACCGTCGGGATTACGATTGGGCTGTGGACGTGGTCCACCGGCATCACCTGGCTGACCGCTGTCCCGTATTATTTAGCCCGGTGTTTGGTGGACAAGAATTGCGTCCCATGGCAGAGTGGATTCTTCAAGACCGGTTGCCCGTCCGATTTCAAGTGCAATTGCATAAATTTATTTGGAACCCCGAAACGCGCGGCGTGTAG
- a CDS encoding leucyl aminopeptidase translates to MNCQVKQGDINKEATEVLVLGGFEDEKTLPKDYQSLDKALGGQLQELRKSGEFTGKNQQAVLIHTRKALPAKRILFMGLGKKKEVTLDRVRQAMGTACKQVKKTGAQTFSAPLLGTEALHVSPSDLAQAMVEGAILGGYQFNQYRSDNGNGAKEVRSITLLAHTANQLSAMKTGAKRGEASAQATSLARDLSNHPANVMTPTRVAQEAKKITKEGKVKLTVLERKDQEKLGMGGMIGVSQGSQEPPKFIILEYSGGKKNDAPIVLVGKTVTFDSGGISLKPSENMEQMKADMTGGAEVLGAVRAAARLKLPINLVGILPTVENMPGGRATKPGDILNMLNGKTVEVQNTDAEGRLILADGLSYATRLKPKCVVDVATLTGACVVALGQFAIGMLGNDDRLKAELKKAGEQAGERVWEMPLWDEYFEQLKSDVADMRNIGGRGGGMITAGMFLSKFVGDYPWVHLDIASTDWSVSERPYVCKGPTAIGTRLLVQFLINRAGHS, encoded by the coding sequence ATGAATTGTCAGGTCAAGCAAGGTGATATTAATAAAGAAGCCACGGAGGTTTTGGTCTTAGGTGGCTTTGAAGACGAGAAAACCCTCCCCAAAGACTATCAGAGTTTGGATAAAGCTCTCGGCGGCCAACTCCAAGAGCTACGAAAAAGTGGAGAATTCACAGGCAAAAACCAACAGGCCGTGTTAATTCACACGCGAAAAGCCCTTCCGGCTAAGCGCATTCTGTTCATGGGATTAGGGAAGAAAAAAGAGGTGACTCTGGATCGTGTGCGACAAGCCATGGGCACCGCCTGTAAACAGGTGAAAAAAACAGGGGCCCAAACCTTTTCAGCCCCGTTATTAGGAACGGAAGCTTTACATGTGTCTCCATCGGATCTTGCTCAGGCCATGGTCGAAGGGGCCATTCTGGGAGGATACCAATTCAACCAATATCGCTCCGACAACGGAAATGGGGCCAAAGAGGTTCGGTCGATCACGCTGCTTGCCCATACGGCCAATCAACTCAGTGCCATGAAAACCGGTGCTAAGCGTGGAGAAGCCAGTGCTCAGGCCACCTCGTTGGCACGAGATCTCAGCAACCACCCAGCCAATGTCATGACACCAACCCGCGTGGCACAAGAGGCGAAGAAAATTACCAAAGAGGGCAAAGTGAAGCTCACAGTCCTCGAACGCAAGGACCAGGAAAAATTAGGCATGGGCGGTATGATCGGCGTCTCGCAAGGAAGCCAGGAACCCCCGAAATTCATTATCTTGGAATATTCCGGCGGCAAGAAAAATGACGCACCTATCGTCCTCGTGGGTAAAACTGTCACCTTCGATTCCGGTGGAATTTCTTTGAAGCCTTCGGAAAACATGGAGCAAATGAAAGCCGACATGACTGGAGGCGCCGAAGTCTTGGGTGCTGTGAGGGCGGCGGCACGCCTCAAGTTACCGATCAACCTGGTGGGAATTCTTCCCACAGTCGAAAATATGCCAGGGGGACGAGCGACCAAACCTGGTGATATTCTGAATATGCTCAATGGCAAAACCGTTGAGGTTCAAAATACCGATGCGGAGGGTCGCCTCATTTTAGCTGATGGTCTGTCTTATGCCACCCGGCTCAAACCCAAATGCGTAGTCGATGTGGCCACCCTTACCGGGGCTTGTGTCGTCGCCTTGGGTCAGTTTGCCATTGGCATGTTAGGGAACGATGACCGATTGAAAGCCGAACTCAAAAAAGCCGGCGAGCAGGCAGGCGAACGTGTGTGGGAAATGCCGCTATGGGATGAATATTTCGAGCAACTCAAAAGCGATGTGGCTGACATGCGGAATATCGGTGGCCGCGGGGGAGGCATGATCACCGCAGGAATGTTCTTAAGTAAGTTTGTCGGTGATTACCCCTGGGTGCATCTCGACATTGCAAGCACCGACTGGAGTGTCTCCGAGCGCCCCTATGTCTGCAAGGGCCCGACGGCCATTGGCACACGTCTCTTGGTGCAATTTTTGATCAATCGTGCCGGACATTCATGA
- the nagZ gene encoding beta-N-acetylhexosaminidase: protein MTVRDTIGQLLMVGFQGTELSPEFIEWLQEYRPGGVILFSRNLVDAEQVARLTNSLQEHAPNPPLLIAIDQEGGRVSRLPQGFTIFPSAASVAACQSPDVAYGVAEITAKELRAVGINMNMAPVLDVNSNPANPIIGNRAYGDCPEQVCTFGIATMQGLQDHGVIPCGKHFPGHGDTTTDSHKVLPVVTADRARLTAIEFEPFRQAIQQGLPTLMTAHVYYPALDAEAPATLSRTILTDLLRNELGFQGITLTDDMEMRAILDHGSIGEASVRSLQAGADIVLICHQQSRQTEAIQAIEQALDRGELSMDHLKASVDRITALKHTRLSTFQPVDPTLITHTVGIPEHKSFLEKIQRVAARV from the coding sequence ATGACCGTTCGCGATACCATCGGCCAACTTTTGATGGTGGGGTTCCAAGGCACGGAACTTTCTCCCGAATTTATCGAGTGGCTTCAGGAGTATCGCCCCGGTGGGGTTATTCTATTTTCGCGCAACTTGGTCGATGCCGAGCAGGTTGCGCGACTTACCAATTCTCTTCAAGAACATGCACCCAACCCTCCGTTATTGATTGCCATTGATCAAGAAGGCGGCCGTGTCTCGCGCTTGCCTCAAGGGTTTACGATTTTCCCGTCTGCGGCGTCCGTCGCCGCGTGTCAATCTCCGGATGTGGCGTATGGCGTCGCTGAGATTACAGCGAAAGAATTACGGGCTGTCGGGATCAACATGAATATGGCTCCCGTGCTCGACGTGAACAGCAATCCCGCGAATCCCATTATTGGGAATCGCGCCTATGGAGATTGTCCCGAACAGGTCTGCACCTTTGGCATCGCCACCATGCAGGGGCTTCAAGACCATGGGGTGATTCCCTGCGGCAAACATTTTCCCGGGCATGGGGATACCACCACCGACTCGCACAAAGTCTTGCCCGTGGTTACGGCTGATCGAGCTCGACTCACCGCCATCGAGTTTGAACCCTTTCGCCAGGCCATCCAACAGGGTCTCCCCACGCTCATGACCGCCCATGTCTACTACCCGGCTCTAGATGCGGAAGCGCCAGCAACCCTGTCTCGTACGATCCTCACGGATTTACTTCGGAACGAGTTGGGCTTCCAGGGCATCACCCTGACCGATGACATGGAAATGCGGGCCATCCTTGATCATGGGTCAATCGGCGAAGCCTCAGTCCGCTCACTTCAAGCCGGCGCGGATATCGTGCTCATTTGTCATCAGCAGTCTCGACAGACTGAGGCCATCCAAGCCATCGAACAGGCGCTGGATCGTGGAGAGCTTTCCATGGACCACCTGAAGGCCAGCGTGGATCGAATTACTGCCCTGAAACATACGCGTCTTTCTACATTTCAACCCGTTGACCCCACACTCATCACTCACACCGTGGGAATTCCCGAGCACAAATCCTTTCTGGAAAAAATCCAACGAGTCGCTGCACGGGTATAA
- a CDS encoding gamma-glutamyl-gamma-aminobutyrate hydrolase family protein: MKPIIGVTPDFNAGDRQDMGGKEPTYFLRARYTKAIEDAGGIPFILPLMPDRASWRRIVSHVDGLLITGSGSDLAPETYGEKQRYKFNRMSAQRATLEIGVSKLAYQGDVPTLGICGGMQSINVALGGTLFQDINSQLKTSIPHQPSFSATKPAHRVKIQPRSLLHQIAGKSTIQVNSSHHQSVKDVPSCLVTTAVSSDGVIEAIEAPDKRFLVGVQWHPEFLYERYPIQKKLFQALIKAAKNFSRRK; this comes from the coding sequence ATGAAGCCTATCATCGGCGTCACCCCTGATTTCAATGCTGGCGATCGCCAGGATATGGGCGGAAAAGAGCCCACCTATTTCCTACGTGCACGGTACACGAAGGCCATTGAAGATGCCGGGGGCATTCCATTCATTCTTCCTCTAATGCCCGATCGGGCGTCCTGGCGGAGAATCGTGTCGCACGTGGACGGGTTGCTGATCACGGGAAGTGGATCAGACCTTGCGCCGGAAACTTATGGTGAAAAGCAGCGTTATAAGTTCAACCGGATGAGTGCCCAACGTGCAACATTGGAGATCGGCGTTTCAAAGCTTGCCTATCAGGGCGATGTGCCTACACTAGGGATTTGTGGAGGGATGCAGTCGATCAATGTGGCCTTGGGAGGAACCCTGTTCCAAGATATTAATTCGCAATTGAAGACTTCGATTCCCCACCAACCATCCTTTTCTGCCACCAAACCTGCTCATCGCGTTAAGATCCAACCCCGGTCTTTGCTACATCAGATTGCGGGAAAGTCCACCATTCAAGTGAATAGTTCGCACCATCAATCGGTGAAAGACGTTCCCTCGTGTCTTGTGACGACGGCCGTGTCTTCGGATGGTGTGATTGAAGCCATTGAGGCACCTGACAAACGCTTTCTGGTGGGTGTGCAATGGCATCCCGAATTTCTGTACGAACGCTATCCTATCCAAAAAAAGCTATTCCAGGCACTTATCAAAGCTGCCAAAAACTTTTCCCGGCGCAAGTAA